From one Treponema denticola genomic stretch:
- a CDS encoding nucleotide exchange factor GrpE, protein MSKNHEKQADKKQAEKEDLEKDLQPKDESAVKDEQGAGCGCEAPKETPQEEKPEKNDDVLSPEKRIEELETICRDWQDQYLRKAADFENYRKRMIREKQEAIDYANSNLLLDLVQVLDDFDRAIEAGKTQGGEAANNAFVEGVVMIKNQMVSMLSSKYGLSYYPAKGEAFDPNLHEAVSMIQSPDVKEAVVGEELQKGYKLKERVIRHSKVMVLMPAEKQDEKKAEESEAADKKNEN, encoded by the coding sequence ATGAGCAAAAATCATGAAAAGCAGGCCGACAAAAAACAGGCGGAAAAGGAAGACCTTGAAAAAGACCTTCAGCCTAAAGATGAGTCTGCCGTGAAAGATGAACAAGGAGCCGGATGCGGTTGCGAAGCTCCAAAAGAAACCCCGCAAGAAGAAAAACCTGAAAAAAATGATGATGTGTTAAGTCCTGAAAAGCGGATAGAAGAGCTTGAAACTATTTGCAGGGACTGGCAGGATCAGTATTTGCGTAAGGCTGCGGATTTTGAAAACTACCGCAAGCGCATGATTAGGGAAAAGCAGGAAGCAATAGACTATGCAAACAGCAATCTGCTTTTGGACCTTGTGCAGGTGCTTGATGATTTTGACAGAGCTATAGAGGCCGGCAAAACTCAAGGCGGAGAGGCCGCAAACAATGCCTTTGTTGAAGGCGTTGTAATGATAAAGAACCAAATGGTTTCTATGCTGAGTTCAAAGTACGGGCTTAGCTATTATCCCGCAAAGGGAGAAGCCTTCGACCCCAACCTTCACGAAGCCGTTTCAATGATTCAGTCTCCCGATGTAAAAGAGGCTGTTGTAGGAGAAGAACTTCAAAAAGGCTACAAGCTAAAAGAAAGAGTGATTCGTCACTCCAAGGTAATGGTACTAATGCCTGCCGAAAAGCAGGATGAAAAAAAGGCGGAAGAAAGCGAAGCCGCCGATAAAAAAAACGAAAATTAG